One Edaphobacter lichenicola DNA window includes the following coding sequences:
- a CDS encoding VOC family protein has protein sequence MAHPFCHMELGSTDVAKAKTFYTNMFGWAITDVDMGGSMIYSTFKPEDTGPGGGMMMQPVPGAPSAWLPYVAVDDVQAATKKAAGLGAKVHVDVQEVPNLGWFSVISDPTGAALGLWQQKV, from the coding sequence ATGGCACATCCGTTCTGTCACATGGAACTAGGCAGCACCGACGTTGCGAAAGCCAAAACCTTCTACACAAATATGTTCGGCTGGGCGATCACTGACGTGGATATGGGTGGCAGTATGATCTACTCCACCTTCAAACCGGAAGACACCGGCCCCGGCGGCGGCATGATGATGCAGCCCGTCCCCGGAGCGCCTTCGGCCTGGCTTCCCTATGTCGCCGTCGATGACGTCCAAGCAGCCACAAAAAAAGCGGCGGGCCTCGGCGCGAAGGTCCACGTGGACGTACAAGAGGTGCCGAACCTGGGCTGGTTCAGCGTCATCAGCGACCCCACTGGAGCAGCGCTCGGACTCTGGCAGCAGAAGGTATAA